The DNA region TGGAGGTAGACCTCGAGATGGTCCTGCAGGTTCTCGCCGACCCCGGGCAGGTCGACCGTCGGCCGAATGCCGAGTGCGCGCAACTCCTCGGCGTTGCCGATGCCGGCGAGCTGGAGCAACTGGGGCGAGTTGAATGCGCCCCCGCACAGGATCACCTCGCCGGCACCGACCGAGCGTTTCAGCTTGCCCGCACGGAGGTAGTCCACGCCGACCGCGCGGTTGCCCTGCAGCCGGAGGCCGGTGACCTGGGAGAGCGTGTGGATCGTCAGGTTCTTCCGGCTGCGGACCGGGTGCAGGTACGCCCGGGCGGCACTCAGCCGTCGACCGCGGTAGACGTTGCGATCGAACGGAGCGAAGCCCTCCTGTCGATAGCCGTTGACGTCATCGGTGGGTGGATAGCCGGCTTGTTGGGTGGCTTCCAGGAAGGCACCGAAGAGCGGGGAGGTGGCCGGCCCGCGAGTGAGGGTCAGCGGCCCCGAGCCGCCGCGCCAGGCATCGGCGCCGGCCAGGCAGTTCTCCATCCGCTTGAAGTACGGCAGGACGTGCGCATAGTCCCAGGTCTGCATGCCCGGCTCGGCGGCCCAGCGCTCGTAGTCCAAGGGGTTGCCGCGCTGGAAGATCATGCCGTTGATCGAGCTCGAGCCGCCCAGCACCTTGCCTCGGGCGTGGTAGACCCGCCTGCCGCCCATATGCGGCTCCGGCTCCGATTCGTACTTCCAGTCGTAGAACCGGCTGCCGATCGGGAACGGCAGTGCCGCCGGCATGTGGACGAGGGGATCGATCCGGAAGTCGCTACGGCCCGCCTCGAGGACGAGGACGGACGTTCCCGGGTCGACACTGAGTCGGTTGGCCACGGCCGAGCCGGCGGAGCCGCCGCCCACGATCACGTAGTCGTAGCTCTGGGTCATCGTTGACACTCCTCGGTCTCGGCAGGCTCGGTCCCGGCAGGCTCGGTCCCGAACCAGCCCGACGGCGCCGGTCTGTGGTTGTGCCAGATGTGCTTGGTCTCGCGGTACTCCGCCAGCCCGGCGAGCCCTAGCTCGCGGCCGATGCCGCTCTGCTTGAAGCCACCCCATTCCGCCTGCGGCACGTAGGGGTGGTAGTCGTTGATCCACACGGTGCCGTGCCGCAATCGGGCGGCGACCCGCTCGGCGCGTCCGGCGTTCTCGCTCCACACGGCGCCGGCCAGTCCGTAGATGGTGTCGTTCGCGAGTTCGACGGCTCGGTCCTCGGCCTCGTCCCGACTCGCGCCGGCGAAGGTCTCGACGGTCATCACCGGGCCGAAGGACTCGTCCTGCACGCAGGACATGTCCTTGGTGCAACGGTCGAGGACGGTCGGCAGGTAGTAGTAGCCGTCTTGCAGTCGTGGCTCCTGGGGACGCATGCCGCCGACTCGCAGCACCGCGCCGTCGGCGATGCCCGCGGCGACGTACGCCTCGACCTTGTCGCGATGGGCTGCGCTGATCAGTGGGCCGGTCTCGGCGGCCGGGTCGTCCGGACCGCCGAGTCGGATCCGGGCGGCCCGCCGCACGAGCTCGTCGACGAAGTCGTCGCGAATCGACTCCTCCACGATGAGCCGGGTGCCCGCCGAGCAGACCTGCCCGGAATCCAGGAACACCGCCGTGAGGGCATTGTCGAGGGCCGCCTCACGGTCGGCGTCGGCGAACACGATGTTGGGGTTCTTGCCGCCGAGCTCCAGGGCGATCCGCTTCACGGTCGGTGCCGCGGCCGCCATGATCGTGCGTCCGGTCACGAGCCCGCCGGTGAACGAGACCAGATCGACGTCCTCGTCGCTGGTCAGGGCTGGGCCGACCCGGCCGCCCGCGCCCAGGATGAGGTTGGCGACACCCTTGGGCAGCCCGAGCTCGTCGAGGGTGCGCACCAGCCAGATCGCCGTGGACGGAGTCAGCTCGCTCGGCTTCAGGACGAAGGTATTGCCTGCCGCAAGTGCCGGCGCGACCTTCCACGACGTCTGCAGCAGTGGGAAGTTCCACGGTGTGATCAGCGTGCAGACGCCGACCGGCTCGTGCACGACACGGCTGGACACGTGGGTCGGGCCGGGATCGACGACTCGGCCGGCCTCGGCACCAGCGAGTGCGGCGAAATGCCGGAACACCGAGACCACGTCGTCCATGTCGGTCCGTGCCTCGACCATGCGCTTGCCGGTGTCGAGTGCCTCCAGCCGGGCGACCTGCTCCTTCTCCGCCGCAAGCCGGGCTGCGACTGCCGTGAGCAGGGCCGCGCGGTCAGGTGTGGCGGTGCCCGGCCATGGACCGTGGTCGAAGGCGCGACGTGCCGCGCGTACGGCGGCGATGGCGTCGTCCGCGGTGGCCTCGGGCACTGTCGCGACCAGAGAACCGTCCGCCGGACATCGGATCTCGCGGGTCGCGTTGTCCGAGGCTTGCCTCCATTGACCATCAACGAACAAAGCCGTCATCGGACTTCCTCTCTCCGCCACGGAGTCAAGCAGAACCTCGATAGGAAAGCAATAACCTATTAAGTCAAAGGATTGTTGGCTCGTGGTCGATGCCGTCGTGCTAATTTGGCGCGTGTCTTCCATGCCCGCCGAGGATTCGATCGACTCGTCGTCGATCGGCTTGCTTGCCATGCTGCGACCCGGTGAGATCGCGGGATCCACGCTGGCAAGTCAAGTGGCCTCGCAGCTCGACGCAGCGATCGCCATGGGGATTCTCGCCAAGGGGACTCGGCTGCCCAGCGAGCCCGAGTTGGCGGCGGCGCTGGGAGTCTCACAGATGACTCTTCGCTCGGCGCTGGCCACTCTGCGTACCAGGGGTCTGATTGCCACCGTCCGTGGCCGAGGTGGCGGCAGCGTGGTGAGAGGTCGCGCCGAGCCGCTCGAGTCCGCCATTCGTGGGCGGCTGTTGACCACCGGCGCGGACGAGTTGCGTGACCTCGGAGACCTCTACTCCGCTGTCACTGCGGCGGCCGCCGGGCTGGCGGCCGGCCGGGCCGACGAAAACGACATCCTGGGTCTGGAGGAGTTGGCGACCCTGCTTTCGACGGCTACGACGGCGGGTGAGTTCTGGCGCCTCGCGAGCCGATTCCAGGTGAAGACCGGCATGGCGGCCCAATCAGGTCGACTCACCGCGGCGATTCTGCGGGTTCAGATCGACCTGGCCGGCCTGCGCTCGAACGCTATCGATCGAGAGTCGTTGGCGGCCGGGTTCCCGCACAGCCGGATCGTCGAGTCGATTCGTGACGGCGACGAGCGAGCTGCGAGGGAGGCGGCCGCGCAGCAGTGCGATGCCGAGATTCAGGCGTTGATCAACTGCCGTCTGCAGCTGTTGCTCGAGACCGACGGCTGATTCCGGCTGATTCGGCAACAAGTCAAGCGTTGACTATGGGCGTCTGCCCACAGTACTGTGGGCAGACGCCCATAGTTGACGCAGGAGTTGCTTACATGGTCGAGATCGACATCGCTATGACGATCACCGTGGAGCGAGCTGTGCTCGCGATCCGCTCCGCGATCCAGCCGTTGCTGAGTGAGCTACGAGTGATCTCCGCTGCGCTGCAGCGGAACAGAGCCGCCGGGCTCGTCGCTCCGCCGCGATGCGCCTTCGATTTCATGGCCGAGTTGGTGGTGCCGTTGCTCGAACGGCAGGGGCCACTCATCGTCGGGGCGGGTGTCGCCTATTCTCCCGGCTCACTCGTCGACCAGGTCAGTTGGCTGGACTGGTGGTCGCGCCGGGACCTGGGTCGATTCGGGCACGTCTGGTATGACCTCGATCCACAATCGGTGAGTTTCTACGACTATGCGTCCAGGGAGTGGTTTCAAGCGCCCCGGGAGTCAGGGCTGCCGGTGGCCATCGGACCCTATGTCGACGCCGGCGAGACCTTCGTCAACACGGTCCGGCTGGCGATGCCGGTGCCCACCGCCTCCGGCATCCACGTCCTGGGCTGCGACTTGTCGCTGGCCCACCTGGAATCGCTGTTCGTCCAGGCGATTGCGGCCGTCGATCCCGTCTTTGCCCTGGTCGGCGGCGGCGGCCGGGTGCTCGCCTCGAACTCTGCTCGGCACGCACCCGGCACCAAAGCGTCGGACGCCTGGCACTCCTGGCCGGCATTCTCGGCTGAGGACGGATTCGGCACCGTGTGGACGATCCGAGCGCCGGACGCCTATCCGGGAGGACGGCGTCGGCCGTCGAGTCAAGCGGGTACGTGCGCCAGCCGACGCAGCATTTCGCGGGTTGCGGCCGGCGTCTCGGGCACTGCGGAAAGAGCGACGTAGCAACAGGCTCCTTCGATGTAGGTGTTGATCGCGCGCGCCGTCGCCTGGTCGAAGAACTTCTCCAGCATCTGCTGCCCGATGTCGATCATGCCGGCCGTGAGTGACTGGTAGTCAGGTGACCGCAAGGTGATGGCATAGAGCTCGTAGTAGAGGATCAGCTCTCGTCGCGAGCTCTGGAAGTCCTCGTGAATGAGCTGGACGGCGGCCTCCACGGCGCCTGAGGCGTCCTCGACCGTCGCGAACCGATTCTCGATCTGGTCTCTGATCACCTGCACGCAACGTGTGAAGGCCTCCTTCAGGAGATGGTCGCTGTTCTCGAAGTGATAGCTCAACGAGCCGACCTGGACGCCGGCATCGGCCGCAACCCGGCGCTGGGACGTTCCCGCGACGCCGTGCTCGGCTATCGAGTCGATCGTCGCCTCGATGATCCGATCGCGACGAGTGGGGTCGTGTCGGCGTGTCCTCATGCTCGTCCTTCTGCCCGAAAGGGCCACGGATGGTGGCCTCACCTTGTGTGGGCGAACGTACATATCAGACGCTGTGCGCGCAACCGCCGCCCTGGGCGGATGCCGACCCGTGGGCCATGCGGCCTGCTCTCGGCGCCTCAGCCGTCCTGGCCGTCGTCCGGGTCACCACCGGGACGGTAGGGGGTGAGGACGCAGAACTCGTTGCCCTCCGGGTCGGCCAGCACCATCCAGCCCCGCTCGCCGTTGCGTAGGTCGTTGACCTGGGTGGCGCCGAGGGCGAGGATTCGCTCGATTTCTTCGTCTCGGCTGCGATCGGTGGGTCGCAGACAGAGGTGCATCCGGTTCTTGACCGTCTTGGGCTCTGGGACGCGGAGGAAGAGCAGGAACCGGTCGTCTGGTCCCACGAGTCCGCATTCGTCGTCCTCGGGTTTCATCTCCCACGTCTCGTCGACGGTGAAGTCCTCGAGCACCTTCGCCCACCACATGGTCTGGGCGTACGGGTCGTGAGCATCGATACAGAAGTTGGACGCGCGACTTGCCATGGCTCCACCGTCACAAACTCGGCGGCTGCTGTCTACCGTGATCTTGACTCGTCGCGTCAGAGCACGCTGCGAATGGCTCGCTCGAAGCCCGTGACGTGCCCCAGGGTCAACGAAGCGGCAAGGTCTCCGTCGCCGGCGGCGATGGCTTCGAGCAGGCCGGCGTGATCGCGGATGTGCTCGGCCAGATCAGGGAGCTTGTCGATGACCAGGCACCAAATCCGGGTCGCGAGATTGTCGTAGCGGGTCAGCACATCTTCCAGATGCGAGTTGCCGGTGGCACGGTAGATCAGTTGGTGGATCGCCCGGTCCTCGGTGATGAAGGCGGTCCGATCGCCGTCGACGACCTGCAGGTCGCGGACCAGATTCGCGGTCTCGCGCATCTCCAGCCGCTGTGCCGGCGTGGCGTTCTCCGCGGCCCGGCGCGCCGCATGGGGCTCCAGCAGTTGCCGGATATCGGAGATGGAGCCCAGCTCGGTGACATCCACGACTGTGGCGAAGGTGCCCCGCCGTGGATAGGAGACCACGAGGTGGTCGGTCTCGAGACGTTTCAGGGCCTCGCGCACCGGCGTACGACCGACACCCAGCTCCGCGGCCAGCGCCACGTCGTTGATCGGATCGCCCGGGCGGATATCGAGCATGATCAGCCGATCCTTGATCTGCTGATAGGCGAGGCCGGCGAGAGAGATCGCCGGACTGCGCTCCTCAACATGCAGGTCGACGATCATGTGGCTACTCCTCAGCGGCTGGATTGACGTCGCTCATGGCAAGGATACCGTTTGTCACCTTTTGATATATCACCGACTTGCCGGAGGGTGCGGGACAACGCGAGGCTGGTGGTTCGTCGATGGTTGACAGTCGATCGATGCGGCAGCATACTTGTCTTCGCCAATTGATATACTAGTGACATACCAGATGGCTGGTCCATTCGGATGTCCGGGTACACCCGAGGAGAGCATGTGGTCGAGGTGCTTACGCGTTCGCTCGCGGAGACCGACATTGAGGTACGGGAAGCGATCGACGCCGAGTTGAAGCGTCAGCAGCAGACCCTGGAGATGATCGCCTCAGAGAACTTCGCACCGACCGCGGTGATGGAGGCCCAAGGTTCGGTGCTGACCAACAAGTACGCGGAGGGCTACCCGGGTCGGCGCTACTACGGCGGCTGTGAGCACGTCGACGTCATCGAGCGGCTCGCCATCGATCGGATCAAGAGCCTGTTCGGCGCCGAGTTCGCCAACGTGCAGCCGCACTCCGGCGCGCAGGCCAATGCGGGCGCGATGTTCGCCCTGCTGCAGCCCGGTGACACCATCCTGGGTCTTTCCCTGGCCCATGGCGGTCACCTCACCCACGGCATGCGGATCAACTTCTCCGGCAAGCTCTATCGGGTCGTGCCGTACGAGGTGAGCAAGGAAGACTTCCTCGTCGACATGGCCGAGGTCGAGCGACTGGCGCTGGAGCACCGCCCGAAGCTGATCATCGCCGGCTGGTCGGCGTACGCCCGACAGCTGGATTTCGCCGAGTTCCGGCGCATCGCGGACCTGGTGGACGCGTATCTGATGGTCGATATGGCCCACTTCGCCGGACTCGTGGCGGCCGGTCTGCATCCCAACCCGGTGCCGCACGCCCATGTGGTCACCACCACGACGCACAAGACCCTCGGTGGACCGCGCGGTGGCGTGATCTTGACCAACGATGCGGCGATCGCGAAGAAGGTCAACTCTTCGGTCTTCCCCGGCCAGCAGGGTGGTCCGCTGGAGCATGTGATCGCCGCCAAGGCGGTCGCCTTCAAGCTTGCCGCCGAGCCGAGCTTCCGGGAGCGGCAGGAGCGTACGCTGCGCGGCGCCAAGATCCTGGCCGACCGGCTGCTCGCCGAGGACCTGGCCGACTCCGGCGTCTCGGTGGTCAGCGGTGGCACCGACGTGCACCTGGTGCTGGTCGACCTGCGTGACTCCGACCTGGACGGTCAGCAGGGTGAGGATCGGCTGCACTCGATCGGCATCACCGTCAACCGCAATGCGGTGCCCTTCGACCCGCGCCCTCCGATGGTGTCCTCCGGTCTGCGGATCGGTACGCCGGCGCTGGCGACCCGTGGCTTCGGTGACGCCGAGTTCGCCGAGGTGGCCGATATCATCGCCACGGCCCTGAAGCCGGGCTTCGATGACGAGGTGCAGGCGCGGCTGCGGGAGCGTGTGACAGCGCTCGCGGAGCAGTTCCCGCTCTATCCGAACCTCGATGCCAGCGCCAGCGAGACGACCGACCCCAGCGATGGAGACCAGTAATGGCGGACGCACTGCCGGAGCATCCGGATTTCCTGTGGCGCAATCCTGACCCCAAGCCGGCGTACGACGTCGTCATCGTCGGGGCCGGTGGCCACGGGCTGGCCACGGCGTACTACCTGGCGAAGAACCACGGCATCACCAATGTCGCGGTGCTGGAGCGGGGCTGGCTGGCCGGCGGCAACATGGCCCGGAACACCGCGATCATCCGTTCCAACTATCTGTGGGACGAGACCTCGGCGATCTACGAGCACTCGATGAAGCTGTGGGAGGGCCTGCCGACCGAGCTCGACTACGACTTCTTGTTCAGTCAGCGCGGGGTGATGAACCTCGCGCACACGCTGCAGGACGTCCGCGACTCGGTTCGTCGGGTGAGCGCCAACCAGTTGAACGGGATCGACGCCGAGTGGCTGGATCCGCAGCAGGTCAAAGACCTCTGCCCGATCATCAACATCAGCGGCAACATCCGCTATCCGGTGCTGGGCGCGACCTACCAGCCACGCGGCGGCATCGCCAAGCACGACCACGTCGCCTGGGCGTTCGCCCGGCAGGCCGATGCCCTGGGCGTGGATCTGATCCAGAACTGCGAGGTCACCGGTTTCGTCAAGGACGGCAACCGGGTCGTCGGGGTCGAGACCAGCCGCGGCCGGATCGCGGCCGGTCGCGTCGGCCTGGCCGCGGCCGGGCACTCGAGCGTGCTGGCCAAGCTGGCCGGGTTCGACCTGCCGATCCAGTCGCATCCGTTGCAGGCGTTGGTCTCGGAGTTGCATCAGCCGGTCCATCCGACCGTCGTGATGTCGAACCACGTGCATGTCTACGTCTCCCAGGCGCACAAGGGCGAGCTGGTGATGGGCGCCGGCATCGACGCCTACAACGGCTACGGCCAGCGCGGCGGCTTCCACGTGATCGAGCACCAGATGGCCGCGGCGGTCGAGCTGTTCCCGATCTTCGCCCGCGCGCACCTGCTGCGTACCTGGGGCGGCATCGTCGACGTCACCCTGGACGCCTCGCCGATCGTGGGCAAGGCCCCGGTGGACGACCTGTATGTCAACTGTGGCTGGGGGACCGGCGGGTTCAAGGGCACTCCTGGATCCGGCTGGACCTTCGCGCACACCATCGCCACCGGCGAGCCACATCCGCTCAACGCCGCGTTCTCGCTGGACCGGTTCGTCAGCGGAGCCCTGATCGACGAGCACGGCGCCGCCGGCGTCGCGCACTGAGTCCGGACAAGAGAGAGGACAAGTTCTGTGATCCTGATCGACTGCCCGAACTGCGGACCGCGCGACGAGGTCGAATACCACTACGGCGGCCAGGCGCATGTGGCCTACCCCGAGGACCCGAATGCGCTCTCGGACGAGGAATGGGCCCGCTTCCTGTTCTATCGGGCCAACCCCAAGGGCCTGTTTGCCGAGCGCTGGGTGCACTCCGGCGG from Microlunatus phosphovorus NM-1 includes:
- a CDS encoding sarcosine oxidase subunit delta, with the translated sequence MILIDCPNCGPRDEVEYHYGGQAHVAYPEDPNALSDEEWARFLFYRANPKGLFAERWVHSGGCRKWFNVVRDTVTYRIEAVYGLDDPRPNLSGESA
- a CDS encoding GntR family transcriptional regulator, with protein sequence MVDAVVLIWRVSSMPAEDSIDSSSIGLLAMLRPGEIAGSTLASQVASQLDAAIAMGILAKGTRLPSEPELAAALGVSQMTLRSALATLRTRGLIATVRGRGGGSVVRGRAEPLESAIRGRLLTTGADELRDLGDLYSAVTAAAAGLAAGRADENDILGLEELATLLSTATTAGEFWRLASRFQVKTGMAAQSGRLTAAILRVQIDLAGLRSNAIDRESLAAGFPHSRIVESIRDGDERAAREAAAQQCDAEIQALINCRLQLLLETDG
- the betA gene encoding choline dehydrogenase, which translates into the protein MTQSYDYVIVGGGSAGSAVANRLSVDPGTSVLVLEAGRSDFRIDPLVHMPAALPFPIGSRFYDWKYESEPEPHMGGRRVYHARGKVLGGSSSINGMIFQRGNPLDYERWAAEPGMQTWDYAHVLPYFKRMENCLAGADAWRGGSGPLTLTRGPATSPLFGAFLEATQQAGYPPTDDVNGYRQEGFAPFDRNVYRGRRLSAARAYLHPVRSRKNLTIHTLSQVTGLRLQGNRAVGVDYLRAGKLKRSVGAGEVILCGGAFNSPQLLQLAGIGNAEELRALGIRPTVDLPGVGENLQDHLEVYLQHECKQPVSIGPWFNYWKAPRIGAEWLFLRSGVGASNHFEAGGFIRSNDQVSYPNLMFHFLPIAVRYDGSKSAAEHGYQVHIGPMYSDVRGHLKIRSTDPLEHPALQFNYLSTESDRREWIEMIRAARDILGQPALAAFDAGEISPGPSVETDQEILDWVAKDAETALHPSCTAKMGTDDLSVVDPETMRVHGTEGLRVVDASVFPYVTNGNIYAPTMMVAEKASDLIAGNTPLAPLTEVPFYRHGEGMPLYPSGDPRNEAAPGTVKGPRATSA
- a CDS encoding VOC family protein, which gives rise to MASRASNFCIDAHDPYAQTMWWAKVLEDFTVDETWEMKPEDDECGLVGPDDRFLLFLRVPEPKTVKNRMHLCLRPTDRSRDEEIERILALGATQVNDLRNGERGWMVLADPEGNEFCVLTPYRPGGDPDDGQDG
- a CDS encoding cache domain-containing protein, giving the protein MVEIDIAMTITVERAVLAIRSAIQPLLSELRVISAALQRNRAAGLVAPPRCAFDFMAELVVPLLERQGPLIVGAGVAYSPGSLVDQVSWLDWWSRRDLGRFGHVWYDLDPQSVSFYDYASREWFQAPRESGLPVAIGPYVDAGETFVNTVRLAMPVPTASGIHVLGCDLSLAHLESLFVQAIAAVDPVFALVGGGGRVLASNSARHAPGTKASDAWHSWPAFSAEDGFGTVWTIRAPDAYPGGRRRPSSQAGTCASRRSISRVAAGVSGTAERAT
- a CDS encoding sarcosine oxidase subunit beta family protein — protein: MADALPEHPDFLWRNPDPKPAYDVVIVGAGGHGLATAYYLAKNHGITNVAVLERGWLAGGNMARNTAIIRSNYLWDETSAIYEHSMKLWEGLPTELDYDFLFSQRGVMNLAHTLQDVRDSVRRVSANQLNGIDAEWLDPQQVKDLCPIINISGNIRYPVLGATYQPRGGIAKHDHVAWAFARQADALGVDLIQNCEVTGFVKDGNRVVGVETSRGRIAAGRVGLAAAGHSSVLAKLAGFDLPIQSHPLQALVSELHQPVHPTVVMSNHVHVYVSQAHKGELVMGAGIDAYNGYGQRGGFHVIEHQMAAAVELFPIFARAHLLRTWGGIVDVTLDASPIVGKAPVDDLYVNCGWGTGGFKGTPGSGWTFAHTIATGEPHPLNAAFSLDRFVSGALIDEHGAAGVAH
- a CDS encoding aldehyde dehydrogenase family protein, which encodes MTALFVDGQWRQASDNATREIRCPADGSLVATVPEATADDAIAAVRAARRAFDHGPWPGTATPDRAALLTAVAARLAAEKEQVARLEALDTGKRMVEARTDMDDVVSVFRHFAALAGAEAGRVVDPGPTHVSSRVVHEPVGVCTLITPWNFPLLQTSWKVAPALAAGNTFVLKPSELTPSTAIWLVRTLDELGLPKGVANLILGAGGRVGPALTSDEDVDLVSFTGGLVTGRTIMAAAAPTVKRIALELGGKNPNIVFADADREAALDNALTAVFLDSGQVCSAGTRLIVEESIRDDFVDELVRRAARIRLGGPDDPAAETGPLISAAHRDKVEAYVAAGIADGAVLRVGGMRPQEPRLQDGYYYLPTVLDRCTKDMSCVQDESFGPVMTVETFAGASRDEAEDRAVELANDTIYGLAGAVWSENAGRAERVAARLRHGTVWINDYHPYVPQAEWGGFKQSGIGRELGLAGLAEYRETKHIWHNHRPAPSGWFGTEPAGTEPAETEECQR
- a CDS encoding TetR/AcrR family transcriptional regulator, with translation MRTRRHDPTRRDRIIEATIDSIAEHGVAGTSQRRVAADAGVQVGSLSYHFENSDHLLKEAFTRCVQVIRDQIENRFATVEDASGAVEAAVQLIHEDFQSSRRELILYYELYAITLRSPDYQSLTAGMIDIGQQMLEKFFDQATARAINTYIEGACCYVALSAVPETPAATREMLRRLAHVPA
- a CDS encoding GntR family transcriptional regulator translates to MIVDLHVEERSPAISLAGLAYQQIKDRLIMLDIRPGDPINDVALAAELGVGRTPVREALKRLETDHLVVSYPRRGTFATVVDVTELGSISDIRQLLEPHAARRAAENATPAQRLEMRETANLVRDLQVVDGDRTAFITEDRAIHQLIYRATGNSHLEDVLTRYDNLATRIWCLVIDKLPDLAEHIRDHAGLLEAIAAGDGDLAASLTLGHVTGFERAIRSVL
- the glyA gene encoding serine hydroxymethyltransferase gives rise to the protein MVEVLTRSLAETDIEVREAIDAELKRQQQTLEMIASENFAPTAVMEAQGSVLTNKYAEGYPGRRYYGGCEHVDVIERLAIDRIKSLFGAEFANVQPHSGAQANAGAMFALLQPGDTILGLSLAHGGHLTHGMRINFSGKLYRVVPYEVSKEDFLVDMAEVERLALEHRPKLIIAGWSAYARQLDFAEFRRIADLVDAYLMVDMAHFAGLVAAGLHPNPVPHAHVVTTTTHKTLGGPRGGVILTNDAAIAKKVNSSVFPGQQGGPLEHVIAAKAVAFKLAAEPSFRERQERTLRGAKILADRLLAEDLADSGVSVVSGGTDVHLVLVDLRDSDLDGQQGEDRLHSIGITVNRNAVPFDPRPPMVSSGLRIGTPALATRGFGDAEFAEVADIIATALKPGFDDEVQARLRERVTALAEQFPLYPNLDASASETTDPSDGDQ